The genomic segment GTGCTGACAACAGGAAACGTAAGAGTGGAGTGAAATCAAACTAAACCGATTGCTAACTGCCTACCACTTAACTGgatgcattttcattttacagttgTTGGGATGTTTGAAGATGACAGCATGCTTCACAGATCCGTCGATGAACTGCAGCTTCACTCAGGGGAATTGAATAATTTCCCCATGATGTCGGACGGACAAATGCTACAGCGGGCACAGCCGACCATCGCGGACAGATTAATAGAGGATGCAACAATGGGCAGTCTTGTGGAAAACACAAATCCTCCTCCAGCCTCGGTGGCACCCTCAGATTACACAAACTGTCTCCAGGCGAACACAACCAAAGAGCTCCCCTTTCAGCCCAAACTTGTTAAGACACCAAAGCGGTTTGACTGTTTATTCTGTGGAAAAATCTTTAACTATTTAAGCAGCTTAAAAGTGCACATCAGACGGCACTCGGGCGAAAAGCCTTTCAGCTGCTCTGTGTGCGGAAAACGATTTGCTCAGAAAACATACCTGAAGCTGCACCAGCGAGTGCActctggtgaaaagccttacagCTGTCCAGACTGTGGCAAAAGTTTCTCCCAGAAAAGCTCCTTAAACATACATCTTCGGACGCACACGGGTGAAAAGCCTTACAGCTGTGTGGGATGTGGCAAATGCTACGCGTATAAATATGGTTTAAATCACCATCAGTGTTTCAACTGGATGGTCAAACCAGAGGTATTTGACACAGGTCCTCTCAGCAATGCTCAGAGTGACTCAACATGTGGCAGTATATCTTTACTAACATCCAACATGGAGGAAAAATACTGATGTGGAACAAAGAGAGGCGGATTGCATTATCTATTGTTACCTGTGCTAttgtttgtcatattttttagcTAGAGTGGGGAGACTAACGTAGCAGTGGCCAAACAATAGTGGAGCTTATTGGTCCGTTATAATAGATTATTTATTCTCACAGGTCTGAGTTTGACTGATCAGCCagcaagaaattaaaacatcttaCCTTCATGTCATTGTTGCATGTGTTTGTTCCTAATATATCAGGCCACAGAAGGACTGTCCCAAGAAATACCAAATTATTGACTTTGGGAAAATAGTCCTGGCCGACCTCTAAAACTACCTCCTTGGAACAAAAAAGGTGAAACAAGCTTGTTCCTTTGACCAGCTCTTTATTTGCTCAACACCATATTTAATTCTTTGgcattaaaatgaaactgaagtcatttttcttgaaatataactaaaatgaatttgtttatCTCTTGGtcatatatttaaataagcTCCACAGGCTGTAATTGATAATACTGTTACTGTTTGAATAGTTACTTTTTATGGTCCCACCGTGATTATTAATTGAAGAGAGATTGTCAACATTCTGTAAATCTGATTTCATGTTGTCATATTTCATTCCTATGCCTAATAGAAATTGCTTTCTTTGAATGTAAAGCTTGCCTGAGCCGATTCTGTTCCAGAGATGGTTCTAGCAGCATCGATTTTACTAGCATATAACTGAAATtgagttttatgaaataaaacaaaagaaaacatttgtacttatgactttgttttaatagagaaaataacatgaaaaatgtcaagtaaattacaaaaacatttgttttcaacacACCTGCTACAATcctaaagacaaataaaacattaccatcaagacattaacatttaaactAGTGTAAAAAGTGACATGGTGCATTTCACAAATGTAGCTAATAAACAAGACATTATTACCAGTTAGTGACTGTTAAGGATGCACAGAATGCAATTTTCTGGCCGATTGTCGATTACTGatgtttaaaaagcctgacaTGCCGATACAGAATTGTTTTGCCTTAAATGACTCTAAATACAGCAAGAAAGTTGCAGATTtggtaacagtggggtgactactGTTAACCGTAAATGTTCAGACGTGACCTGATGTACCGCTCTTTCAGTTAAACCTCTCAACGCAGAGCAAAAAGGACATTGGTTGATTTTTGGACCCTTGCAGAGGTAGATAAGATGAgtagataagatcggcttcacatgaaAGTGTCGGCTgatcaccaatctcccaaaattgaGGAAAACGGAGCAAATTTATCATTCGATCAATTTATCCCTTGCAACCCTAGTTTCTGCTGCTACATGTTGCTAGGTTTAGGTTGACCCTCCTCCAACAACCTCACGATTTAAGTGTGCCATTAGATGATGATTGAGGTTCACTTTCTGCGTGAAGGTCTTTCCACACTTAACACACAGGAAAGGTCTCTCACCAGTATGGATGcgtaaatgacattttaaattgccTTTTTGAGTAAACCTTTTGCCGCACAGGCTGCACCTGTAGGGTTTCTCACCTGTATGGACAACATAGTGAATCCTCAGAGCTGATTGGTTGGCAAAGATCTTGCCGCATAACTCGCACGACTTGCTGATTCTCTGATGTAAAACAGGAGGCACACATCTGTGGGAGTTCAGCTTCTTTTGAGGGAAATGCTGCTTGCAGATGCTGCAGAAGTTTGTCTTATGTGACTTCATGTGGTGTGTCAGTGTGCCCTTGTGAAAGAACGTCCTGCTACATACATGACATGTGAACGTGCTGCTTTTTGGAGCTCTGGTCGTTTTCACACTGACCACATTCAAGTTTTTGGGGAAGTCTTTAACATTAGTGAAACAGTTGTCAGTGCTGTTTGTTGGTAATGTTTGCTGTTCGTCGTGACTGGGCCCGACTGCAGGGCTCGATTCTGCTTCATTGTGACTTGCCTTGACAAACtgaacatcatcatcatcaatatcatcatcctcctcctcgtcctccacTTCAATTGGTATGATATGGGCGCTAAAGTCCTCTTCTGTTGTATCATTGATACTGATAAACTGCTCAAGTGGTTCTTCTGTACTTTCTAATAAGGAATCCTGCTGTCCATCCTGATCAAGAGGCAGGCTGCAAGTACTGCCATTGACGGAGTAATCCACTGACTTCTGATCCGATTCCTCAGCTATGCTTTCTTCGTGTTCTGATGTACAAAGGCAGCAATTTAAACTCAGAAAGCAGGGAAAACATTGCTCCATTTACCCATTCCACTCCAATTCTTCACATATTTCTTACCTTCATTGGAAATTGCTTCCTCATCTGAGTTAGAGGCAACATTTGGCATCAACTCCTCTTTTTTGATCTCAGCAAGTGTGACTTGGTCCGATAGAGATGCTGTAGGCTGTTAAAGACAAAGTCTTGTTTTAATCTcaaaagaacacattttcaaaacttgtgGGTTACCAGCTGCAACTTGAAATTGAAAGATTGTTTAACTTCAGTGATTGGAATCAAATTATTTGATTACGCTGTAATATTGATTTGTAATCACTTCTGTGTCCATAATAACACGCAGAAGGCCCTGGATTAACCCCTTCTCACCTCATCATCAGGAGACCCTGGTGAGTCTGTGCATCTCTCGGGACTGTATGGATCTCTGTCCTTCCACAGATTTATACACCAGTCTTTTCCAAAGATCCCCTCTATAGTGGGAGGGCAGGTCACtaagaaatagaaaagaaacaaaggacaAGCTGAGTAAATCAATGCGGATCACGTTTGCTCACAATAACCTGCTGTTTTAGTTTGCGATACTCAAATACCATCATGATGCTTCTCGTCTCTGCTGCAGACAGTTTGCACACCTACGCTGCAATAACTTCTACTTTTCTTGGGCGTGTCTCTGACCGCACTTGTCAGCTCACACTCCAGACTGTTCACTTTCTCTGTCAGGGCTGAATTGGCAAACAGAAGCCGGGACAGCTCCGACCGCAGCTCGGCTGAGTCCTGGTCCACCAGCTTGCAGACCTGGCTAAACGCAGACTTCGCCATCGTCTCCATGATGGAGGAGAGCTGCGAGTGAATGGAGACGCGGCTCGTCATGGCAGACGGCAGAAGTACAAAGGTTTTCtagcaatatttaaaaacaaaacaaatgttcacGTGTCAACTGGAAAACTTgcagcattaaaataaaacaactatttGCGGCACATGTAGCCAATGGAGCTAATAAGAGTTACCGCTGCGCACAAAGCGGGACCCAAATAAAGGTTGCAACAGTGACGCATTTCCGGCGGATGTAACTGGTCAGCTGCTTTTTGTTAGAGCGCTTCCTTGTTACGAATGAAACCTCTAAGGGTGGAATTTTTTGTCTGATATAGTTTAATCTAAATGCGAGCCGCTTTCTCGCCTACTTCAGCATTCGGGGATTCGGGAGTGCAGCCGCCAGCATGAACACGGAGAAAGACTTTTCGCCCCTGACGCCCAACATCGTGAGGGCTCTCAATGATAAGCTGTATGAGAAACGGAAAGTCGCGGCTCTGGAAATAGAGAAGCTGGTGCGAGAGTTCGTGGCCCAGAACAACTCAACTCAAATCAGACATGTGATCCAGATCCTGGCATCGGAGTTTGCTCTCTCTCAACACCCCCACAGTCGCAAAGGGGGTCTGATCGGACTGGCAGCTTGCTCCATCGCCCTGGGGAAGGACTCAGGTCTGTATTTGAAGGAGCTCATTGAGCCGGTTCTCACGTGTTTCAATGACTCAGACAGCCGCTTGCGCTATTATGCCTGTGAGGCTCTGTATAACATAGTGAAGGTGGCCAGAGGGGCAGTGCTGCCTCACTTCAATCTGCTTTTTGATGGTCTCAGCAAGCTTGCAGCAGATCCGGACCCTAATGTGAAAAGTGGCTCTGAACTCCTGGACAGGTTACTGAAAGACATAGTTACAGAGAGCAACACTTTTGACCTGGTGTCATTTGTCCCCCTGCTGAGGGAGAGGATCTACTCGAATAATCAGTATGCCAGGCAGTTTATAATTTCTTGGATCCATGTCCTGGAGTCAGTGCCAGACATCCACCTGTTAGACTATCTCCCCGAGATCCTGGACGGACTCTTTCAGATCCTGGGTGACAACAGCAAGGAGATCCGCAGGACGTGCGAGGTGGTGCTTGGGGAGTTTCTGAAGGAGATTAAGAAGACCCCCTCAAGTGTGAAATTTGCTGAGATGGCCAACATTCTTGTCATTCACTGCCAGGTTGCCGATGAAACCAAACTCACAAATGATCTGATCCAGCTGACGGCTATGACCTGGATGAGGGAGTTCATCCAGCTCGCAGGCAGAGTGGTGCTCCCTTATTCTTCTGGGATTCTCACTGCAGTGCTCCCATGCCTTTCCTATgatgacaggaagaaaaatacCAAAGAAGCGGCCAGTGCCTGTAATAACAGTCTGATGAAACTGGTGACTCCGGAAGATGATGAGgacacagaggaagaaagaaacgGAAGCACCGGATCGCCTTCTGCTGGAGAAGGCCAGCCCAAAATGGAAGGAGACAGCAATGACATGTTGAATGCATCCCAAGAATCCGTCGGTTTGAGCAACATCAGTTTCTTCACTCCCACAAGTTCTGACAGGCCTCACGTAACTCTGGACCTCGACGGAATTGTTCAGGTGTTGAACCGCCACCTCCACGACTCCTCCACTGGCATGATGACCCGCATAGCTGTCCTCAAATGGCTTTATCACCTGTACATTAAGACGCCACGCAAAATGTTTCGCCACACAGACAACCTTTTCCCCATTCTGCTTAAAACGCTGTCTGATGAGTCTGATGAAGTCATCCTGAAGGATCTGGAGGTGTTGGCTGAGATAGCATCCTCTCCTGCCGGCCAAACGGACCAGGCCTCCTCTTGCGATATGGCTGACAACAAACTGGTGCTCAAGGTTCCAGACGGGCCCAAAACAGGACAGCAGTCCAGCACAGCCTCCAAAGCTGTGGACTCCTCCCCCTCTACTCCCAGTATGAACTCGTACTTTTATAAGTTCATGATCAATTTGCTGAAGCGTTTCAGTCTGGATAGGAAACTTCTGGAGTACAGAGGAGCGTTCATCATCAGGCAGCTTTGCCTATTGCTTCATGCAGAGAACATCTTCCACTCTATGGCTGACATCTTGCTGAAGGAGGAGGACCTTAAATTCGCCTCTACCATGGTTCAGACCCTCAACACCATCCTGCTCACCTCTGCTGAGCTCTTCCAGCTACGCAACCAGCTAAAAGACCTGCACACTCAGGAAAGCTGTGCTTTGTTCTGCTGCCTGTATCGGTCCTGGTGCCACAACCCCGTGGCCACTGTGTCCCTTTGTTTCCTCACACAGAACTACAAGCATGCGTATGATCTCATCCAGAAGTTTGGCAATCTGGAAGTAACTGTGGACTTCCTGATGGAGGTTGACAAGCTGGTGCAGCTCATAGAAAGCCCGATTTTTACCTACCTGCGTCTGCAGCTCCTGGATGTGGAGAACAACCCATACCTGATTAAGGCGTTGTATGgtctgctgatgctgctgcctcAGAGCCAGGCTTTCCAGCTGCTCTCACATCGCCTGAAGTGTGTGCCCAATCCAGAGCTTATGAGAACTGTGGACGAATCCAAGTACATGGACTCTAAAAAACAAGCAGCCTGCAAGAGGTCCTCTCACACTCAGGTGGATTACGACGAGCTGCTGCAGCACTTTGACCGAGTCCagagcaaacacctggaggtCCGACACCAGCGCACTGCACGTGCATCCGATCATCATGACAGGAAGCTAATGTGATGTGTGTAACTTATGATTATTGAAGACGGAGCATATGTAATACAGAAATAATATactgaaagaaataattattattaaagccaaaatatatttaaaactatttgttgAAGAAGCACTGGATATGCACTGTCAGATCAGCTGTGTATTTTGGCATTCCTTATCTTTATTTGTAACGttacaaaaactggaaacataTAAATCCCACCATGTAAAGTCCAAACCAAACCTCATatataaaacaacatataaatAATAGCTTGTCATTAAACCTGCATGTTAGTGGTGTTTTTATCCTATTGTGCAGAAGCATGTGTTCAAGTTGCCTTAATCATGTCTGCCAGAAACAGGAATATCACATGTTGATCATCGGCTCAGATCAGGTGAGGTTTAACTCGGTACATGACTGGGAACTAACATACTATATGTGTGTTGTTACACTTTAGAAGTTTTTACATTGcagaacttttacttttattgaacAACTTTTTTGTATGTAATGATCTTCCAttgttttttgtgatgtttcaCTGCAGTCATTCTGTTCGAAAATAAAGTGGACCATGTGATTTACGTATTGTTTTCTGTGGTTACATGTTGCACTTCTCTGGTGATTAGAATAACTCGGTAAACGTCTTTATAAGAAGTAAAACAAGGCTGCCACATCCCTATActaaaataattcatgtaaTTTGTCTCCAATTTTATCATATCACTGTcagaaaacaattgaaaaatGTCAACCACATTTTGGAGGTAAAACTGCTTTaggatattttttattgtgtagCGTTATATTTTAGGAAAAATAGCTGTCACGCTCTAGAACTGACATTGCAACATAAAGAATTGCACCTGCCTTTATTGGCAACTAATTGATTATTGTGCATTAGTACAAGCAGTTTACAGGTGTGATAAAACATTCTGTCTTTCTGCCAATTATatgttttaatacataaataaccTGGTCTTTACCAGATTGTAAAATTATTCAGATCTAATCtcatttggtaaaataaataaaaatgctacacaaaatatagaaaatttgactttattcttacaATGATTACTCAATTAAATGTAGCACACAAGACCAAATGTGCGGCAGAATCCCTGATATAGTTACTtcaaatccaacagaaaattaaatgtttaaaagattATCCTCATCCACTACACAAATTGTTTGgctgaattttgagttttatttaaaatactaaaaataaacatgtaaaaaacgTGCTGATTGTTTATAAATGGAAAAAGTGGCACTTCTCAATTTTAGCTATTGATCACAGATCACACATCAAAGCCAATCAAGGAAGAAGTATGGATACTTTGATCCCTGGCTTAGTGACTTGGTGACCTCTCGCTTTCATTATGGACCCAATTAACCCATAAAATACACTTTGTagtcataaaaataatcttaattgtGCACCTTATGactaattttcttaaaaaaataagtgtagatgtcactttgtcatttttccaaCTTGTTCTGAGCCGATGGTAGATTTGCTGCCAAAATATTTCCGTACATGTCAACAGTAATTTATAGTGAAACCAGAGTGGTTGACTCACTCTCCCCCTCTTCTTTGGAGCAAGACTAAATTGAACACTGAAGTAcaagctaaaaagaaaatagatcgTCCTGCTTTATTAGAGATCCATGACTGCTGCACCAACCTTCACAGATGGATGCTGACACGGCTTGTCAGGTTGTGGATGAGTCTTGCTGTGCGGTGTGTGGAGAAATCTTCCTGGCTCCTGTGGTGCTGAGCTGCATTGGCTGTGGTAGTagcttttgtaatatttgtttggAACAGTTTTGGACACAGCTTTGTGTAAAAGAGTGTCCCCTCTGCTTAAAAGATAGCCTTGGACTTCCATATAAATCATGCAAGACACACGGTGAGAGGATGCTACTATTCTGTGTTTCTGATTTGGAGCCGGTCTGCTGTGTTTGCAGCAGATCTGGCCAGCATATGAACCATACAGTGTTTCCCATAAGGGAGGCCTTCAGGAACCATAAGGTAGGtgaatcttttttctttctttaaagcGTTACTTTTAGATTTACACGTAATTGAATAGTCCCAGTCTATATACACAGGCCAGCAACAGGTCATGTATAAATGTGTCCAAGGCGATCCTTACCTTTGTAATTTGTTGGATTTCCAAAcgttttcattaaaaatcaggtctttaaaacacacttttttcaATTTGCCTCACTTCAGGCATCTCAGACTGAATTGTTTGGCTTAAAACATCAAGTCTGCCATAGAAAAACACTAATAAGGTGTTTTTCTATGGCAATCATGATGTTTTAACCCACTAGTTTTAACCCACACTTAATAGTGTTTTCCTATGGCAGGAGAGTGTTCCCTGAGCTTTTGCACCGTCGGCACAACCTATTTTTGTGCAGCATTCCACTAAGCTAATTTGGCCAACCAAATACTGGGTTACAAGACACAGAAGGTCAGGTTGCTGTTAAATGCTTTTGAgattaacaaattaaactttaggATGACTATGTTGCTGTGTGTCTTTTACcttttaattaattaagtttttcacatattaaacTTGAGATAGTTTAAATCAGCACCCCATCCACAATTAAGTAGAATATCCCAAATTCAAATGGCCAGGAATAAAATCTTCCAGATACAGCTTCTCTTTGCTATTTATATCCTCCTCCGTACTCCAGATTTGATTGTCTTGCTTCTTTCATTACGACCACTGGTTCACTTACCAACCTTCTAAATAACCAAAGGGTCAACTATAGTGTAACTATATTCCAGCcccatatatatatttttatttctgcggTGCTCCACTTCATAATGTTTGCAGTTATCAGTTTCTACAATCATTTAAACGTAAAGAGAAGGGTTTTTACTTTAGAGAGGTGTTTATTTGAGAAAGGGCAGTGCCCCGTGTAGCATTACACTGGACATGTATTTGAGATCTGGAGTATTAACAGTTATTTCTGAGGTTAAGATGAGGTAGCTTGATGTGGGAGGGGCATTAGAGCCTGCTTTACAATCAAAGTGCTGGGGGAAAGAATGGCCACCAGACATGCTCGTTCTGAAGATGACCTTTCCTGTCCAATTTGTGGACATATTCTGTGTAAGCCAGTGGTCCTCACCTGCAG from the Gambusia affinis linkage group LG19, SWU_Gaff_1.0, whole genome shotgun sequence genome contains:
- the LOC122821591 gene encoding zinc finger protein 75A-like, which translates into the protein MMCDSANRSFRTQLAVILDRLTKAALAEISSLADECSSVLHTEISLHKTENEALKKRCYSLEVQLRAAREGQTYPAHVNTSVRQLSDQHQSSPAIEGVFGKDWCMDLWREEKLHPQRRLPMEAAMTNIGAEAADMMGREPDLIFVKEETYDDHPIGQQMSRADNRKLVGMFEDDSMLHRSVDELQLHSGELNNFPMMSDGQMLQRAQPTIADRLIEDATMGSLVENTNPPPASVAPSDYTNCLQANTTKELPFQPKLVKTPKRFDCLFCGKIFNYLSSLKVHIRRHSGEKPFSCSVCGKRFAQKTYLKLHQRVHSGEKPYSCPDCGKSFSQKSSLNIHLRTHTGEKPYSCVGCGKCYAYKYGLNHHQCFNWMVKPEVFDTGPLSNAQSDSTCGSISLLTSNMEEKY
- the LOC122821590 gene encoding zinc finger protein 300-like isoform X3; this encodes MKTFGNPTNYKVTCPPTIEGIFGKDWCINLWKDRDPYSPERCTDSPGSPDDEPTASLSDQVTLAEIKKEELMPNVASNSDEEAISNEEHEESIAEESDQKSVDYSVNGSTCSLPLDQDGQQDSLLESTEEPLEQFISINDTTEEDFSAHIIPIEVEDEEEDDDIDDDDVQFVKASHNEAESSPAVGPSHDEQQTLPTNSTDNCFTNVKDFPKNLNVVSVKTTRAPKSSTFTCHVCSRTFFHKGTLTHHMKSHKTNFCSICKQHFPQKKLNSHRCVPPVLHQRISKSCELCGKIFANQSALRIHYVVHTGEKPYRCSLCGKRFTQKGNLKCHLRIHTGERPFLCVKCGKTFTQKVNLNHHLMAHLNREVVGGGST
- the LOC122821590 gene encoding zinc finger protein 300-like isoform X1, with product MTSRVSIHSQLSSIMETMAKSAFSQVCKLVDQDSAELRSELSRLLFANSALTEKVNSLECELTSAVRDTPKKSRSYCSVGVQTVCSRDEKHHDVTCPPTIEGIFGKDWCINLWKDRDPYSPERCTDSPGSPDDEPTASLSDQVTLAEIKKEELMPNVASNSDEEAISNEEHEESIAEESDQKSVDYSVNGSTCSLPLDQDGQQDSLLESTEEPLEQFISINDTTEEDFSAHIIPIEVEDEEEDDDIDDDDVQFVKASHNEAESSPAVGPSHDEQQTLPTNSTDNCFTNVKDFPKNLNVVSVKTTRAPKSSTFTCHVCSRTFFHKGTLTHHMKSHKTNFCSICKQHFPQKKLNSHRCVPPVLHQRISKSCELCGKIFANQSALRIHYVVHTGEKPYRCSLCGKRFTQKGNLKCHLRIHTGERPFLCVKCGKTFTQKVNLNHHLMAHLNREVVGGGST
- the LOC122821590 gene encoding zinc finger protein 300-like isoform X2, which encodes METMAKSAFSQVCKLVDQDSAELRSELSRLLFANSALTEKVNSLECELTSAVRDTPKKSRSYCSVVTCPPTIEGIFGKDWCINLWKDRDPYSPERCTDSPGSPDDEPTASLSDQVTLAEIKKEELMPNVASNSDEEAISNEEHEESIAEESDQKSVDYSVNGSTCSLPLDQDGQQDSLLESTEEPLEQFISINDTTEEDFSAHIIPIEVEDEEEDDDIDDDDVQFVKASHNEAESSPAVGPSHDEQQTLPTNSTDNCFTNVKDFPKNLNVVSVKTTRAPKSSTFTCHVCSRTFFHKGTLTHHMKSHKTNFCSICKQHFPQKKLNSHRCVPPVLHQRISKSCELCGKIFANQSALRIHYVVHTGEKPYRCSLCGKRFTQKGNLKCHLRIHTGERPFLCVKCGKTFTQKVNLNHHLMAHLNREVVGGGST
- the vac14 gene encoding protein VAC14 homolog, with the protein product MNTEKDFSPLTPNIVRALNDKLYEKRKVAALEIEKLVREFVAQNNSTQIRHVIQILASEFALSQHPHSRKGGLIGLAACSIALGKDSGLYLKELIEPVLTCFNDSDSRLRYYACEALYNIVKVARGAVLPHFNLLFDGLSKLAADPDPNVKSGSELLDRLLKDIVTESNTFDLVSFVPLLRERIYSNNQYARQFIISWIHVLESVPDIHLLDYLPEILDGLFQILGDNSKEIRRTCEVVLGEFLKEIKKTPSSVKFAEMANILVIHCQVADETKLTNDLIQLTAMTWMREFIQLAGRVVLPYSSGILTAVLPCLSYDDRKKNTKEAASACNNSLMKLVTPEDDEDTEEERNGSTGSPSAGEGQPKMEGDSNDMLNASQESVGLSNISFFTPTSSDRPHVTLDLDGIVQVLNRHLHDSSTGMMTRIAVLKWLYHLYIKTPRKMFRHTDNLFPILLKTLSDESDEVILKDLEVLAEIASSPAGQTDQASSCDMADNKLVLKVPDGPKTGQQSSTASKAVDSSPSTPSMNSYFYKFMINLLKRFSLDRKLLEYRGAFIIRQLCLLLHAENIFHSMADILLKEEDLKFASTMVQTLNTILLTSAELFQLRNQLKDLHTQESCALFCCLYRSWCHNPVATVSLCFLTQNYKHAYDLIQKFGNLEVTVDFLMEVDKLVQLIESPIFTYLRLQLLDVENNPYLIKALYGLLMLLPQSQAFQLLSHRLKCVPNPELMRTVDESKYMDSKKQAACKRSSHTQVDYDELLQHFDRVQSKHLEVRHQRTARASDHHDRKLM